The sequence tacaaaatcagTTAAAGTTCATTAGGAGTTGATGTATGAGAAAAAGTATAttggtaaataaatttaaatttctgtgcTACATAGTTTGCATTGTAACTATATTGCGTTCGTGTTCAGCTATGGCCATGTTATGAATAATGGTGACGTTTTTCGAATTAGTGATTACAAATAtgagttgaaaataaatttttgaaatcgaaGGAACatctttcaaataataaaaatatgtatattttattattatgaggcGATTCAGCACTGGAACCTGAAGGACCTATTGTGCCCCAGTCATGGATTCATAGTTTTTCTCTGAACtcaacttcctcaataaatttgagtatttactattttattgcGTTTTATTTCTTCCTCTGCTGAAACACGTTTACCCAGGAGTTTGTTCTGCTTATGTATCAGTATTCAGCTCgtacatttatatttaaaaaccataaaaaaaaatatatatatatatatatatttctgcttcttctttattttctatTCGTATTCCAATGTAAGCTATTatactatttataaataatatattattaaaaaaaatatattttctattttgaactatatttgaaaataattcgcgCTCTCTAGCCTTCTCTTATTCCCTCGATCTTACCCTGAAATATGAGTTGTAGCACTTCATATGAATATGACCCAGATCCGATGTTTGTCTACGTTTGATATACTTGAGCAGTTTTTTATCATCGATACACTTTGCATCATTTCTTTATTAGAAACGTACTCGGTCCAGGGTATTTTAAGTAATCTCCGTAGAAGCCACATTTCAAATGCTTCTAGTCTATTCATGTctgataacactgtggaacaaattcaggttagcaaaaattaggttcAGAGTGGCGGCAGAAAATAGAggtgttagttcgaattttttttaatcggcctttgaagttcgaaatcggagcaaaattgtttatatggttttttggctataactcgtcgactaattgatattttttcaatctgtaaaagccaaattattgctagagacctgagCAGTGCTGCCAGTTTAGCAATTTAGTTGCTAGATCTggcaacttttaaaaaaatttgcaacttttctttataaaatgctATTAGCCACAAATCtagcaactttttattttttcttagcaattttagcaattttgttataaaaaacgcaaattttatatttttcttcagagttttttcattttttatacctTTTTGTCATCGATTGCACAAATTACGATGAAAGCGGTTCGCAAAGATATCGGAACATGTATTTATTTCAGTGGTTCGTTTATATGAACAACTTTATTGTGTATGGTAACTCTTTGAATTTGTTTGGTGATAGCAAAGCGATCAAAATGCCAAAAGTCTACAAGCAAAATTTTCGTGATGCCCGGCTTCAAGACGAGGAGTTTAAGCAATGGATTCGCAAGGATTGCACTGATCCAACGCGAGCATATTGTGCCTACTGCAAATCCTCAATAGGCGCAAAGCTTTTTGACATTCGCCACCACGCTGCCTCAAAAAAACATGTAGCTGTGATGGGCGCATGTACCCAGAAAAATAAGTTGCATTTCGTTCCAAACTCGACCAAAACGCAGGAGCAGGAAGCAGCACTATGTCTGCATATTGCCAAACACTCAGCGATTGCGACAAGTGATCATTTGTCGAAGTTGTGTGTTGAGCAGTTTTCAGCTTGCAAAGCTGCTGCAAATATAAAACTAGGCAGAACGAAGTGCACCTACATCATTAAAAATGTACTGGCAATGCATTTTATTAGCGATTTAAGAAGCGACATCGGAGACTCAGGCTTTAGTCTTCTATTGGACGAGTCTCAATTTCTATCACAGGAGCtggaaattagaaaaatttgcatgGAATTTGTTAAAGAATTAATAATCCAACTACGTGAAAGGTAATATGGGAATTTTAGTTTAAGTTCATatcttacaataatttttttacaatttctaggTTGCCagataatatagaaataatgcaactggtaaatttattttctgtacAAAACATGCTAAAAGtttcaaaaagtaaagaaattttcaaagtattagaatattttgaatgtaaaaacattgaaaatattcaattgcaaattgaaaaaattaattttataaaatgggAGTTTGTAGAGGACACCAGCAAATTTTGGACGGAAGTTATTAAGTACAAAGACGCTGGAAATAATAATCCGTTTAGCGACTTAGCGGAATTCGCCTTAAAAATTCTTTCTCTGCCGTGGTCGAATGCAGAAGTTGAGCGGATATTCTCACAAATGAACATCGTTAAGAGCAAATTACGCAACGCCATGAGCCTTAAAACATTAAATGCAATAATGTATATAAGGTAAgacttaattttgaataattttcaccaaaatacAAATGGAACATATTTAACTTCGAATATTATTACAGATATGGACTAGAAAGACATGGCAAATGTTGCCATAATTATGTCCTGCCAAATGAATATTTGAGTCAAATAACAAGCAGTGAAAAATATTCTGATGTATGTGAAGCTGACGAGCTAGACAATATTTTAAGTATCCTTTAGTTTAAGACTGATTTAGTTTATAAATTGATTaagtaatgaattttaaatgtaaattgtttggtttttttttttatttttaagtgttttcagTAATAATTTCtacgtttcattaaataaatatgtacatttgttgaaaattaagaTTTTAATGGCTTAGCAATTTTTCtagcaattttcagaaaatttttagcaacttttagcaatttttcttcaaaaatctaGCAATTTTAGGTGGAAGATTCTGGCAGCACTGGACCTGAgcaacaattacaatatttgaaaaaattgatttcgaaaatttttgtggtacttatgaaacaatatactgaaaatcggcatttgactgcaaacttcgaaggccgattaaaaaaaaatgcgaactaacataaaaaaacggcgcgatacgggtcttctaatttcgcctctattttcacccgccactctcagaatggacctaatttttgctaacctgaatttgttccacagtgtaattttaTGGTCCATATCTACATATGCCATATAGCAGAACACAGCATTTTATGAAGCGTAGATTTAATTGCAGTTTGAAGTCGCGAGATTTTAGGACTTTGCCATATCTAACATTCGCGGTCTTCATCATTTAAATGCGACATCttatttctattgatgcaaCGCAATTTTCGTTGAGCAGGCAACCAAggcattcaaatttatttagtctTTCTGCAGGAGCACTGTCCACGCTGGCCAAAATAATACCAcctcaaaattttgcttttttattttgagttttttatttggatttgtttagtgcacattaattttttataaaagtaagggtaattatataacaaaaactatataaatccgaatttcaaattttgcataaaaactaaaaacaaaaaacaaaacacaaacaccaacaaagtttctttaaaatttcaagcttttgaagtagaatttcaaaaacaaaaaatttcgtgTGCAGGTGTAGAATTtccttttataaaataattagcatcacccagtgggcttcgcaccaccatacataaaatgttttttttatatcgcaagaaatttttcatattaagttttctttatagaactcgtaaaatgtttaaacagttgaattagttgatttttttcattcaacatactttctaaagatgtcacaatagccttttctgtacttttttaaaatttgattgtggtggtcacctatatacaggtaaggtgaaagagccgataaaaacttgtaattaaactttgattctttaatttccattttaattttttacgctaaataaattatgctaaaataaataaagttaaaaatgtttttccagttccttgaatgctccagtttttattatattttcgcccaaaattaatattaacataatacacttacagccacaacagtacaacagaaacgctcataagcggctgtgtatttgttattgtttttcccatacaggcatttcgtatgagaggaaaccattagtcacataaaatgtcataactcaggaacggctgcaccgatttcaatcaaacttcacacaaaccacctcctcaaagatagaaaataactctaaaatttttgtgtcaatcggttcggcgcttcttgagttataagattaccaaggaaatgtaatatataacgacaacttgaaataacccaggatcagcagtgtggttaggaatttcagctgatataaggttatcgatttgatccggagttattttatgtaccagccaaattagtatatgtgcgtgcggcaatccccttttctgccattcgatggagtacatatggcaacgcacctccccaaatacatataatttcacaattaaatccataagtgctttacatttttgccgaaatggatactcatgtggttcaaacacatcctagggttatccaggtccacgttttggtctatatctcgagaccctagttacggaggggcattaaaaatactctatactataaaatcatcagcagcttccatttgctacccatattgtacgaacacatccttaagttatcggggtccacattttgggcgatatctcgagaccctagttacggaggggcattaaaaatactctatactatagaatcatcagcagcttccatttgctacccatattgtacgaacacatccttaagttatcggggtccacgttttggattatatctcgagaccttagtcacggaacggtatgaaaaatactctatactatagaaatcatcaacagctcccgtttgctacccatattgtacgaacacatccttaagttatcggggtccacattttgggcgatatctcgagaccctagtcacggagcggcatcaaaaatactctatactatagaatcatcaacagcttccatttgctacccatattgtacaaacacatcctagggttacccgggttcacgttttggactatttctcgagacc comes from Anastrepha ludens isolate Willacy chromosome 3, idAnaLude1.1, whole genome shotgun sequence and encodes:
- the LOC128856558 gene encoding uncharacterized protein LOC128856558, which codes for MHFISDLRSDIGDSGFSLLLDESQFLSQELEIRKICMEFVKELIIQLRERLPDNIEIMQLVNLFSVQNMLKVSKSKEIFKVLEYFECKNIENIQLQIEKINFIKWEFVEDTSKFWTEVIKYKDAGNNNPFSDLAEFALKILSLPWSNAEVERIFSQMNIVKSKLRNAMSLKTLNAIMYIRYGLERHGKCCHNYVLPNEYLSQITSSEKYSDVCEADELDNILSIL